From the Lathyrus oleraceus cultivar Zhongwan6 chromosome 3, CAAS_Psat_ZW6_1.0, whole genome shotgun sequence genome, the window TAGGTGGTTTGGACTTGTAGAAAGAAGACCTGTGGATTCAGGCGACTAGATTAAATGGAGTGTAGTCAAAACCGTTAGAGGTAGAGGAAGACTTGGAAAAACTTTTAGAGAAACTATTAACTATTAAGAAAGATCTTGAGATTAATGAGTTGGATAGAAGCGTAGTTTTTGATTGAAGGTTATGGTGTGGTTTGATCCATGTAGCCGACTCCACCTATTGGGATAAAGTTTGTATGGTTGTGGTAGTAGAAATAGCTTATACATAAACACTTATATATAAAGTTATATATTCTAACTGCTTAATTAAACTGTTTATTTTAAAGTACTTTTGATCTGATTTCAAATTAGTCCTTAGTGGTTGTTCTTAGCAGGTATTTGAAATTAGATCAATTTGGATTAGCTTCTACATTATAGCTTATACCAGCTTctcaattaaaataaaattccAATTCTCCAGATGTTCTTTTAAACTCTATGTTAAGGTTGAAGTTAAAAAATATAGAAACTAATTTCAACTTATACGAGAAGTCGTTTGAAAATATGGTGACTATTGCTATTTTTTACTTTTTTTACTTCAATAAGTGTATCTTGGAAGTTAATCTAAACTAGTGTTGTTACTGTTTCTGTATGCTTTAACATACATGCATTATCTGAGCTTCATAATCTAATGCGTCGTTAAAAAAGTCAGATCTGAACATACATGCATACAAGGGGAAGGAAAACTAGTTAGCGATTTGAATGAGTGTACAGAAACAAAACAATGACTGCagctgcattggcttgtgttgATCATTGCAGTGATTTTGTTTTTGATCCTCTTAAATGGCCACGGATGCAGATGGAGGAGGATTTCCTAAAGCTTTCACAGGCATTCAATGCAACGAGATCAGTCGTGAGAGTGCCGGCTCTAGATCCTAAATATAAAATAGCCGTTCTTGCATCAAAGCAGGTCTGCATTATTATCACTCTCGTCACGTTGCACAGACATATACATGTACGGAAACAGATTCCCTGCAGTAATTTAGTCACATAGTTACTAATCTCAACTGTCCAATCTAAATCATTGGTCCCGATTCTTTGATATTGATTTAATGAATATGTAATGTAAGCCGTCTGATCTCGAATCGACGACTAAGATTGATTATAGCATGTAACTGCAGTGGCGGAGCCAGGACCCTAGACCAGGGAGTATTACTGCACCGGATCCATATAGATAGATATATGTTGAAGCTATGTTGAAGCCTTCGTTCTTTTGCTGCAGGACCATTGTTTGGTTGATTTATTACACGGATGGCAGGACGGGAGACTTCCGGTGGATATCACTTGTGTAATCAGGTGAAATTTCAGAAATTACACCAGTAAACGGATTTATATCTCTATTATATGCATTTTTGTTCGTATTTTAATCGATTTACCTGTTGTATTGATCAGTAACCATCATAGAGATTCAAACACACATGTGATTCGTTTTCTCGAAAGGCACGGTATTCCATATCATTGTTTAAGCATGACcaaagaaaataaaagagaaagaGAGATATTAGAGCTTGTTCAGAATACCGATTTTTTAGTACTTGCAAGATATATGCAGGTAAATAACTAATTACAATTCCTGTTTCTTTTTAGTTGCTGTGTTGAACTATTGATACTTAACATCATTGATTTATATGATTTATATGTAAAGATACTATCTGGAAACTTTCTAAGGAGCTACGGTAACGACGTAATTAACATTCACCATGGTTTGTTGCCATCTTTCAAGGGTGGTCATCCATCGAAACAGGTTGATCTTCTCACACTTTGACTGTTCAAGCTGTTGCCATGGTCATTCATCTTCGTGTTTAATATGCTATACTGTTTTGGCAGGCCTTTGAGGCTGGTGTGAAATTAATTGGAGCAACAACTCACTTTGTGACCGAAGAACTTGACGCCGGACCTATAATTGAACAAATGGTGAACATAAATTTTTTCCTTCCATGTTTCTAGTTTCTTTGTATTAAGATGTAAATTAACTGTCGTGTTTATCCAAACATGGTTGTTAAGAGTCCTACATCGGACAATACATGACTTGAACATGCaattcttaacatggtatcagagtccatccacatttcttaacatggtatcagagtctGTTTTTTTACAATCCAAAGACCTGCTATTAAGTTTTAGCTATCGGGCCATCCACCATTTATTTTCGTGCTCCAAATGTCCAATACTGTACGTGAGGGTGTGTGTTAAGAGTCCCGTATCAGACAATACATGGTCTGAACATGCAATTCTTAACAATGTTAATGAACCGTCTCAATTATGGTTTGATGTTTATACGAGTCTAAAGTGGTTGAATCTGATTTGCAGGTCGAGAGGGTCTCACACAGAGATAACTTGCAGAGCTTTGTGCAGAAATCAGAAAACCTCGAGAAACAATGTCTTTCCAAGGCTATAAGATCTTATTGTGAACTTAGAGTATTACCTTATGAAGGCAAAAAGACTGTTGTATTTTGAGGGAAACCAACAAATAGCCAAACAAACATAATGCACACCAAAATTTGGGGTGCATCTGTATTTACATTCATCATTTACTTGTAAAATTCAAATAATGTTCCATTTTGCTTTAATTACAAAAGATGAGGATAAATAAGACATTCATTTGGTTCTTATCACATTGATATTGTAATGAATAGAATTAGAAGCTCCAATTATAGGCGGTGACAAACGAACATGTCCGTCCCGTTTCCGTTTTGATCCGTCACGCAAAAGTTTGTAAAAAAAAACGGAGCAGGATGGGGCGAGGATAGTAGAGGGTTGTTACCTAAAACTTTAATCTGTAAAAAAAAAAAGGGTGAAGCGGACTCTACCCTGCAAAATTTTAAACATTCCAATTTTACAAAATAATTTTCTCTCAAATTATTTTGATGACACACAAGTAGGCAAGTAGCATTGAGTTATAAAAAATGTTACCAATTGCGGTTTGTTCAAATTCTGTTACTCAACAAAACTAAAAAGCGGTTTTTTAACTGCTATTTAACAACATTTTATACTAATAACATGTAGAACAAAAGCAATTTGTTCAAACTTTTCAACATTGTAAATTAAGTAGCAGTGTCATTCAATTTATTATTGAGTATAAGCAATGTGTATATAGCTTCTTATTTCCCAAGTATCATTTAACAGAAGAAGACAAAGAGAGTTAAAAACTTTGAGGAGCTGAAAGTCAATTTGCAGCAAGTTGGAAAGCTTTCAAGAATGCCTCTGAGGGTTGTGCACCGTTTATCGTCAGAGTCCCATTAATCTGTCAAACGAGTAAACGAGTGAGCGTAGGTTTGAATTAGCAACGAGTTTGACAGAATCATGACATGTCACCGTGACTTCTGTAAAATCTATACTTTAGAGCTTCAACGAAATTATGGTGTCAACTGTCATCATGATTTTGTTAAACTCGCTGCGGTTTTAAACAAGCATTCAATCTGCTCGGTGCTGATCACGAAGTAACTAAAAGAAAAGTATTAATATTTTGTAAACCTACCACATAATGCGGAACCGATGAAATGTTTCTTGAGTGTGTTTTAAGCTCATCCTCCACCTAGGTGGATTCATGGAAAGCAAGATCAGAAGAGATGCAATGTTATTCAATAACTAAAACCGATCAAGATAATTGGTTATGAGGCATTTTCGAATTCTCTGTAGTCACGTAGTCATGGATTCCGGCCGTTATGTATTCATATTTTTAGATTAAAATCATCTGATCTTCACTCAACAACCGATTGATATCCTTTTGATTACAGAGAATCCGAATCCAATTGCACAACTGATAAAAATGTGTGTGGATGGATACCTAGCAACTGAAGATCATATAGAAAAATTCTTACCTCCTTCAGCCCATTGTTAGGGTTCTTAAGAAACTCTTCTGCCCCTTCTATACCAACCTTGGCAGCAGCTTCAAGAAGAAAATTCCTGCAATAAAAAATTGTCGGCTAAATCCTTTAAATTACCATCCATTTTCCATGACCTTGATTTCTTATATAAAGCACTGACACTGATACTGACACAGAGACACAGGTAATAATTTGGAAACATAAATGTGATCTTATCTAATCACAAGTGTCAGTGTTGTGTTGGTATTTGCCACTCTGACACAGCTTTAAACGCAGAACACACCGCATCATAAAAAAGGTAAGAAAACAAAAGTACTCACTGGTCACCAATGTATTTTCCCTGAGTGAAATAACCAAGGAATAGTTCTTCTACTAAATCGTGTTGCTTATCAAGACCCTGCTCTCCGGAAAAATATATAAGCCTGTGGCTGTCGATAGTGTTTCCCCTGCGTGATAATTCAAACGATGTTAGTTGAACCTCAGTAATTCAGGATGTGATTCTCACCCGCGAGATTTTCACTCTGGTGGAAATCCTCGCCATTCAATTTTTTAGAAAACTTTCACCGCATGCGGTAGAGATAAATGTGTGGCTGAGTTTCCACCGGAGAAAATTTTCACGGGAGGGGATCCATTGATGAATCGTAAAACCACTCTTAATCTTACGTGAGTCCATTCAAACTATAAACAAGACCGACTCCTCTGAAGACCTGTCAAATGGAAATATTTACTTGCTCAAACTCAAACATGTGATGAAATACGAACATGATTACAACCAACAATAACAAATGCGATTAAACCTCCAACATTCGAGCTTCCATCTGAACCGATCGGGATCCAAACTTGCTTCTGTAAAACTCCCTCTTATCAGTGCCTTCTTTAGGGGCATCGGGGACGAGTTGATAAGGATGCCATTTAATCTGGAGTTCAGTTAAACAGCAAGTTAGCACAGGAAACGCTATAATAGATGGTATAGCCGCGATTTTACAACATCGGAGATACGAGATATATTTAGACCTTAAAACACATATCGAAAGGGAGAATTTCAGACCTCAAAGTTGTATTTATCCTTAGAGGAAGCAATGGCTTTGTCAAGATTCTTCTTGCCAACAAAGCAAAATGGACATACAGTATCAGAGCTAATGTCGATTCGGACGAGTTTCTTTCCTGAGTGAGAACTGTTAGTTTCAGTCATGATCCTGCTGTATCTGCAATATATCTAAAACACAAATAAATAACAAGATTGTTATAACATGAAGGAAAGAAAGAAGAACAATCTATTAGTTAAAGCACAAACACGAACACCAGACACGACACCGATACGTCGACATCtgtaataattttaaaaaataaatctCAGTGTCAGCGTCGAATATGAACACGGATACGCCTTTTTCCGAGGTGTCACGGTTAAATAGTCTATCACCTAAAATTTCTAATTTGCATCCAAAAGCTAAAGTGAATCCAAATTTCTGAATGATCTAAAACATGCTAGAAATTGACCCTTTGCCCTAAAAAAATCAGATGATGATTCAGAAACAACTCAATAACAATTCAT encodes:
- the LOC127128697 gene encoding formyltetrahydrofolate deformylase 1, mitochondrial yields the protein MGMVVRRVSQVLGLSNNTKIRNFSLKSLDPPLPSLCHGIHVFHCPDTVGIVAKLSDCIASKGGNILSADVFVPQNKLVFYSRSDFVFDPLKWPRMQMEEDFLKLSQAFNATRSVVRVPALDPKYKIAVLASKQDHCLVDLLHGWQDGRLPVDITCVISNHHRDSNTHVIRFLERHGIPYHCLSMTKENKREREILELVQNTDFLVLARYMQILSGNFLRSYGNDVINIHHGLLPSFKGGHPSKQAFEAGVKLIGATTHFVTEELDAGPIIEQMVERVSHRDNLQSFVQKSENLEKQCLSKAIRSYCELRVLPYEGKKTVVF
- the LOC127128698 gene encoding uncharacterized protein LOC127128698; amino-acid sequence: MTETNSSHSGKKLVRIDISSDTVCPFCFVGKKNLDKAIASSKDKYNFEIKWHPYQLVPDAPKEGTDKREFYRSKFGSRSVQMEARMLEVFRGVGLVYSLNGLTGNTIDSHRLIYFSGEQGLDKQHDLVEELFLGYFTQGKYIGDQNFLLEAAAKVGIEGAEEFLKNPNNGLKEVEDELKTHSRNISSVPHYVINGTLTINGAQPSEAFLKAFQLAAN